ATGACTCGGAAATTCCAGGGGATTTTCGATCATCGTTTGGCTCTCATGCTTGAAGGTCGAAAGTCTCAGGATAGCTCATTGCTTCAAGATGAGGTCGAGGGGTAACAAAACCACCTCGTTTGTGTCTGAAGGCGGAAGGTACACCGCAACAGTTTCACATGCACCCATGCCGCAACCGCAGCGTAATATAGGTTGTGCTACCAAGGCTTCGCCGGCGGCTACTGCGCCTGGGCGGTCGCCCAGGGCTACCTCGCCAAAGGTGATCCACAACATTGGGCCATTCGGGATGGCCGTCTATATTTAAACTACAACCAGTCTGTTCAGGACCGGTGGCTGAAGGACGCCCCCAACTTCATTCGGCGGGCGCGTGAATCAGGCGCACCAGGTGTATGTGCAAGGCCTGGTAAGGCAAAGCCGCAGTAACGAGGTCAAGCAGGCCCTGATGATCCAGATGCTTGAAGAGATAGTCCGAATTGCAGGCATAACTGTTGAGGACGTCTGGATCTATTTGCAAGACATTCCAGCCACTCAGATGATCGAGTTTGGCAGATTTCTTCCAGCGCCGGGAGACGAAGCTGAGTGGGAGTGGGAAATGACTCCAGAAAAGCGGTCCAGGTTACCCAAATAACCGAAATAAAAGATCTGTCCCAGTTTTCCTATCCTGACAGCGCATAGTCGATCGCCGCACACACCGCGGCAACCTGCGCGGCATTGCATTGCTCGGGGGTCACTCGGTCGCTGTCCGGATATACCTCGGTGGTGGTCCTGTAGCGGGCGTTGGTCATGCTGGTGCAAAGGCCAAGCTGCGCCAGCGGATACTGAATAACGCCCCGAGCGGCCGCCGGTGAGCCGAGGATCTCGCCGTTGTCATCCGCCGGCGCGATATGGGTGATCTTTTCCACCGCCTTGATCAACGCCTGCTGGAATTCCGGGTGCGGGCTCTCGGTGTCATCCACCAGGTAGAAGCCGTCCGGAATGTCCCCCGGCTCAAACGGTTTGCCATCACGGGCTGCAAGCGCCGGGCGAAACTCGGTTTCGTCGGTATCGGTCGTCTCGTGCAGGTCGATGTGCAGCAGTATTGGCTCCTGTGTCGCAGCGACCAGCTGCATGAGCGCTACGGACTCCCCGGCCTGGCCGTCTTCACGAAACGAGCGGTTTGGATCAATCGCGTTCGCGTTCCAGCGATGGATGCGCTCGTAAGCCCAGGGGCTGACACAAGGCGCGACCAGCAGGTTTACACGACCGGCATAGTCCGATGCATGTTGTTCAACGAACTGCAGCGCACCACGGACACCGCTTGTTTCATAGCCATGCACGCCGCCCGTAATCAGCACCACCGGCCGATCGGCCCGCCAGTCGCGGCTGCGGCTTGCCATCAGCGGATAAACGTCCTGGCCATATTCCAGTCGGCCATACTCTTGCACATTGAAGCGCGAACGCAGCCGCTCGACCACGCTCAACACGTCGGACTCGTAACTGCGGTGACGGGTATGCCGTGACAGCCACTGGGCACGTTCCGCGTTGCCCCAGGGAGTGCCGGGCGTGCCGATTGGATAGGCCGCTGAAGCGGTGTTCATATCGCTTGTCTCCTTCAGTCAGTCACTCGCGCATGCATAACAAAAACCGATGCAAATACGGCCTTATCGATAACTTTCGATCAAAGTGTTCAGTTGTGATTGGAATTCGGAATAAAATCAACCTTGCGAACTTCCAGCTTCTTCGAATAGCCAAGTTGTCGAGCAATGAATCGGGCGTCTTCAGCGGGCTGCACCAAATCCGGAAACAGCCCGACAGCCCTCTCGTCACGCGAGAAACTGTAAGGCGGTGATTTTCCGCTGAACGCGAAAGTCAGATTGCTGCTTCCCATCGAGACACCAGGCAAAGCAAGGAATACAACCAGAAACGCGAGGCAAAACGCCGGAAATCCTTCCAAAAGATGCTTATTCACCAAAGTTACCTCTGAGGAGCTCTGTGCTTGCATGAACAAGTCATCATGGCGCTAACACGTCAGTTTTAATTATAGAGTGGAAATGCCGTCGATCGCGGTCACCGTTTTGGCATCCGCCCGCTCAATAATTTTCACGAGGGTGGATTGAATCGTTTCATCTTCGCGGGCATCACCGCCACTTACAAACGTTTGCTTCTGAGGATCGGCACCCTCTTCCTCAGTATATGAAACAACGACCTCGGTGGCTGAACCCGGCGCTTTACCAAAGTACTCTAGCGAAACCAGCGGATAGCCATGAAAGCCCTTCTTAATCTGCTTTGCAATGCGCTTTTTTGCTTTATCCAAATGCATAATAAGGCCTGTCGCTGCGCTTGTTATCTGGGTGCCACACAAACACCCAGTCGATACCATTCGCCAATTCTATGCCGTTAAACCCATCAAAAATAGACCTGCCGCTGTTTGGTTAGCACTGTCATTTCCGGGTGAGACAATCGCCAGGGACGAGGCCCTGGCGATTGTCTGTTACGATGCAGCACGCAGACGCGCACGAAGGATGAGTGCCACATTCATGGTTGATAGCTCAGTCTAAAGGAGTGTGAGAGAAGGGTCGGCTTACGCCGACAAGCTATCCCTCCCCGCCTCTAAGGATGGGGTTTCTCACGAACCATCTTATGAATTACGAACACGCAATTGTAAAATTTGAAGGAGACGTTGCTGTCTTGCTCTGCAACGGATGCGGCATCACTATCGCAGAGGGCACCAAACACGAGGACCGTGAGCACTACTGTACGATGTGCATGAGCGGCAATTGCAAAGCAAAATTCGAAAAAGGAAAATAAAAAACATAGAGTAACGCTCGTCTACCAACGCGGAAGAGCATTCAAAGTGTGGAGAGGTTTGATAGCGACTCAAATTAGCCCTGAGCCACCAGAGATACCGTCAGCAACGGCGACACGAAAAATAGGTCTGCCCCGGTTTTCAGTCCCGGTTTTCACCGATTTTTGCCGATTGCGAGGACCGTCGGAAGGCACTGGGACTTACCCCCATAGAACGTTTGAAGGCGCGACTGAAAGCCATCTCCGACTCGTAGCCAACGCTTGAAGCAATCGACAGGATTTTATCCGGCCGCTCCCTCAGCAATCGCGCCGCCACCTGCAATCGCCATTGGCTCAGATATTTCATCGGCGGCACCCCAATCACCCTACTGAATCGTTCCGCCAGAATGGACCGGGAACAATTCAGCTGGCCAGCCAATTTTTCAAGGGTCCAGGTCTCCGCCATGCGGCCGTGGAGCAACGAAAGGCATTTTGCGATAAGCGGGTCAGCAAGCCCCCGCATCCAGGGGTTGTTCGTCAGACCCTCGTTTTGGCAATACTGTCTGATGACTTCAATGAACAGCAATTCCCCCAGCCGCCTCATCACCGAACGACTGCCGGCCCAGGGATGGCCGCATTCCCGGAGCACAATATCAATCAGATCGTTGACCGGGCCCTCCAGCGCCGAGCGGGACAGCAGGATATAACGGGGCAATCCGTCAAGCAGCGGGTTCCATGGATAACGATCACACCCCAGAAACCCGCACACCAGCCGGTTCTGTCCGGGCCCACCACCGCCATTTTCAATGACCAGGGGCAGCTCACCGGCCGCCATCAACGTGAAAAACTGCCGGGCGGGCTCGATATCCTTGTCAGACGGGTCCCGGGGTTGGTTCGAAATGGCGTAAGCATCGCCATGCGGGAACAGAATAATGTCGCCACCGTCCAGCCTGACGGGAGGCTCGCCCTCCACGGTCGCCCAGCAAGGCCCCTCTATAACAACATGATAGGAGATCACCTGATCAGACGCCGGCAAAATCAGATCCCGAAAATAACGTTCATTAGGCACACCGGTGGCGTAAGGCCAGCTGGGCCGCCAGGCAAAAAACACCGCCCCCTGCAGCCGGATGTTCTCAAGGACATTGGAGATGAGGGCATCCACCATCCCGGACGTTTGGACAAGCGAATCGGACGACAGGCTATGGTTCCTTTGCATGGTAGTCCCTAGCATATGACGTAAGGGAACCGGATCACCATTGAGACCCGACGATGGAAAAGGAGGCTGCCATGTCCTCGCTCAGCAAAGTGGAAACTAAACCTCCAAGCCCTGCTTTAATCTACCACCAACAATTTGTGCCCGCATTATTCGGTCAGTGGGGTCCGCGACTCGCGGTGCAAGCCGGACTGCGCAATGGCATGGCTATACTTGATGTGGGCTGCGGCACCGGCGTGCTGGCCTCGGCTGCCGCCGATATTGTCGGTGATGAAGGCGTCACCGGTGTGGATATCAACCCGGACATGCTGGATGTGGCCCGGCAACTGCGCCCAAGCATCACATGGCTCCAGGCACCGGCCGAACACCTTCCATTCGCTGACGCCAGCTTTGACGCGGTTCTGAGCCAGTTTGCCCTGATGTTTTTTGACTCCCGCGCACAGGGGCTGGCAGAAATGTGGCGTGTGCTCAGACCGGGCGGAACCCTCCTGGTTGCCGTCTGCGATGGCATCCACCGGTCGGCGGGTTATTCGGTGTTTGCTGAAGTGCTGAACAGCCTGTTTGGCCCCGATGTCGCGGAGTCTTTCAGGGCGCCGTTCAGTGCCGGTAACGCGGACCACCTGCGCGAACTTGTGCAGAAAGCGGGCATCCCTGACGCGAGCATCGAGCAACAGCTGGGAACCGTAAAATTTGACACCATCGGCGACATGATCTCAACCGAACGAGCCTGTGTGTTCACCCTGGGTGGGATTCTGGATGATGTGCAGTTTACGAAGCTGATGCGCGAAGCCGACGTGGCGTTCCGGGACTTTCTGACCAGTAAGGGGACCGTTGAGTTCACCATGCCAGCCTTAACCATTCAGGCGCAGAAAAGTGCAGAGTGAAGGGTGCGTGTTCCCGGTTTTCACTTAAGTCTGAAATACTGTGCCGGAGTCAAATATTGGGTCTTGGATATGCCGCAAACACCATCGTCGTCATGAAATGGTGATCATTTCGTTATCGTGATATGAGGAACTCTCGTTAGGGATGGCAGAAGCTATACCTAGTCCGTTGGAAATCTTGCGGGCTGGAAGACATAGCGCGACAACTATACTGCCAAGGAGAATCCACCATGTCACGTATCGCTCTGTTTTTACTGGGAAGCTTGCTCATGACCAGTCTGGCTCACGCAGACCCCGGTCAGCCAAATTTCATGCCTGCACTTTGGGGTGATGGCGAAGTCTGGGGTACCAAGGGAACCACCACCTTGCCGGCTCCCACGGCCAACAACCTTCAGTCTTTCGACGCTCTCTACGTGGTGACCAATTCCAATAACCCGGAAGGTCAGCTGCCAATCTCCGAAGCGGCGCCTGGCAATCCGGCCTATAACGGGGGGCGTTGGTTCACACACACTGTAGAATGGACCGGACCCGGGTTTATGTATCATGGCATCGTGCCGGTTCTGACCTCCGATGAGGACATCGACTATC
Above is a genomic segment from Marinobacter panjinensis containing:
- a CDS encoding M14 family metallopeptidase is translated as MNTASAAYPIGTPGTPWGNAERAQWLSRHTRHRSYESDVLSVVERLRSRFNVQEYGRLEYGQDVYPLMASRSRDWRADRPVVLITGGVHGYETSGVRGALQFVEQHASDYAGRVNLLVAPCVSPWAYERIHRWNANAIDPNRSFREDGQAGESVALMQLVAATQEPILLHIDLHETTDTDETEFRPALAARDGKPFEPGDIPDGFYLVDDTESPHPEFQQALIKAVEKITHIAPADDNGEILGSPAAARGVIQYPLAQLGLCTSMTNARYRTTTEVYPDSDRVTPEQCNAAQVAAVCAAIDYALSG
- a CDS encoding class I SAM-dependent methyltransferase produces the protein MSSLSKVETKPPSPALIYHQQFVPALFGQWGPRLAVQAGLRNGMAILDVGCGTGVLASAAADIVGDEGVTGVDINPDMLDVARQLRPSITWLQAPAEHLPFADASFDAVLSQFALMFFDSRAQGLAEMWRVLRPGGTLLVAVCDGIHRSAGYSVFAEVLNSLFGPDVAESFRAPFSAGNADHLRELVQKAGIPDASIEQQLGTVKFDTIGDMISTERACVFTLGGILDDVQFTKLMREADVAFRDFLTSKGTVEFTMPALTIQAQKSAE
- a CDS encoding AraC family transcriptional regulator, whose translation is MQRNHSLSSDSLVQTSGMVDALISNVLENIRLQGAVFFAWRPSWPYATGVPNERYFRDLILPASDQVISYHVVIEGPCWATVEGEPPVRLDGGDIILFPHGDAYAISNQPRDPSDKDIEPARQFFTLMAAGELPLVIENGGGGPGQNRLVCGFLGCDRYPWNPLLDGLPRYILLSRSALEGPVNDLIDIVLRECGHPWAGSRSVMRRLGELLFIEVIRQYCQNEGLTNNPWMRGLADPLIAKCLSLLHGRMAETWTLEKLAGQLNCSRSILAERFSRVIGVPPMKYLSQWRLQVAARLLRERPDKILSIASSVGYESEMAFSRAFKRSMGVSPSAFRRSSQSAKIGENRD